The following nucleotide sequence is from Archocentrus centrarchus isolate MPI-CPG fArcCen1 chromosome 6, fArcCen1, whole genome shotgun sequence.
AATTTTTCTATTGTTTCTGGTGTATATGTTCAGACAGCCCCAGCCACACAGCTGCTGTGATTGCAGCCattgtcctcctcctctttctggcTGTAGCCGCTGTCATTTACTCCAGGTGTCACCTGAACATCAAACTCTGGTACAGGAACTTGTATGGAGACTATGAACTCAATGGTGAGACTTCTACAGAAGTGACCTCAATTTCCTGCACTGAGACTTTTATGTTAACACCACCTGCATGCTTGTGTCTCTACATTCTCAGATGGGAAATTATATGATGCCTATATCTCATATGTGAATAATGACTACGACAGGAAGTTTGTCAACTTCGTTCTCAAACCTCACTTGGAAAATATAAATGGGTACAAAGTGCACCTCAATGACAACGATATCCTACCTGGTGCAGGTACGATTATATTCCTACTCTGCAGTCCTACTGTTGCTTCTGTTATCCACATGAGAGCAGTGTTTTCCTTGTTTATGactgttatttttaaactctGTAATCtaggatttttattttctgtttttgtgcgttTGTGATTTTGGGTAACCCACTGAAACCTACAATTGTGAAAAAGAGTTTTCTTGAATTTTCTGTGGATCAATAActttcttctttacaatgttgcttcaatTCATTGGGGTTTGTGGGTATATGTTTATTCACAGCTTTCTTGGGGTCCCATGACATCATTTCAATCAAGCTGAGTTCTGGACTTTGCctcaccttgattcttttctttttcaggcattctgttgcagatttgttgctttgattgGGATCATTGACAtattgcatgacccaatttcacctaaagctttagctgtcagacagatggcctcacatctgacaatagaatattttggtatgcagaggagttcTTGTACAACTCAGTGGCTGCAAGGTGTCCAGGCCCATCCTATGCctgaaaaacaagcccaaactgCCACCCCTCCACTATCATACTTGTCCGtttgtatgaggtgtttgtgctgatgtgctgtgtttgatGTTCACTAAACATGGTGCTATGCATGATGGCTAAACATCTCCGCTTTGGTCTTGCCTGtgcaaaggacattgttcctaaagtcttgtagtttgttcagaTACACCCTTTCAACCCTAAACTGGGCGGGACTGCAGAGAGAactgtgaaaactttatttttcacatgactgtaaatcTGCCTTCTTTTTTATTGCACCAACAATATTACCTGTTTCCAGATCCTTCTGCAGAGCTCCTAATGAACATGAGTCGCTCTCGGCGCCTCATTGTATTGTTCTCTCATGCTTACCTTGAACAGGACTGGTGCTCCAGTAACTTCAGGTGAGTAGAAATACGCAGAAATATAACAGTTCAAACTGGAGTTATTCAGTACaatgaataatgaaaatgtatttatatacgACCCAGTCAAGTTATAATCAGTATAGAAATTAGTTTAATAATTGCATTATTACATTGTGCCACTTGAGGTCAGTATAGCTGCAATCTGCTGTGTCCTATTTTGATACAGTGGAGCTCTATGTGTTTTCAGACAGGGCCTCCTGCACTTGTTGGAGTTGTGTCAGCGGCCCATCTTCATCATGCTGGAGGGTCAATATAAGCGCATGAGGCCTGAggtcaaacagcagctcagtgagcaCCAGCACTGTCTCACCATACTTACCTGGAGACACAACTCTGTGGTAATACTTGATGATTTTAAACACCCTTaaattgaattttaattttatcCACATTACATGtgaatacataaatacacaaaccagCAACTACCTCATTTTTGGCACACGTGAAATATCCAATACAACAGCTCAGTCACACGTTCTTCCATTAAAAGGATGATGATTAGTTTTGAGACATTGCCAGAGGGGCGGTGCATTAAAGTGCAGGTGTGgtttcatttgatttgattggCTGTCATAgcatttttattagattttgatTCAAAATGTGGGGAATTTTTCTGATTGGTTTGTATGTATTAGCCATTACTTTTTCAAACTCAGCCCTGCCCAATTAAAACCAAGAAGGAGGAACTCAGACAATAACAGTGCTGACAGGAATCTGTCAGTTACAGGTCAGAAATTTTTTGTCTTCATCCGTATTCTCAAAGGCTgatagaataataataatactgataAAACTAATATGTTTGTTTTCTAGCAGtttggagaaaaataaaactgtaaaagtgGCTGTCACTGTCATGCAGGCTCACATATTTTTTCAGTCTTGTCTTTTAAATTTTTGATGtttaataaaagataaaaaattcTACATTTTCACTTTGTTATTATGGATTATTGATGGCCAAAATTGGCaggtttattcatttaaaattaaacctaTAGCATCACACTTTAGACAGTTGGCTTGCCTTTGTAATGTTGGGATGTGTCTTATTtgatgtctttgtgtttggtaTCCAAAGACTCCTTCCTCAGTGTTCTGGAAAGAGCTAGCTTTAGCGATGCCTCGCAGAGTTGTCTTCCACAAAGAGTCTGCCGGTGACCCTCAGACGTTGCTACAAGATGACAGAGACCCCATGCTGACCCTTCAGCCAGACTACCTGGACTGCCGTTCAGACACTGATCCTGCTGGAGATCTGGGTACGAACTGCAGTCACTAAATAAGCACACTTGACTCTGTGTGAGCTCTcactcttcaaaaaaaaaaaaaaaaaatccagaaccTCTTGtatgaaaaataccaaatacAAATAGATAATGTGCAAAAATGTGTCAAAGCTGGAATATGTTGACCATGAcgtgcatgtttgtgttaaaatgtttgaattttaatgtcTGGACAAAATACTGAGGCAAGCATGCACATGTTAAATCATCATTAACTATTTGGCATTTCTTGTACTTATTGTCACGAGCGTGCAACATAAAAAATTACAGCCTTTATGCAAGTTTCAACCTGAAAGACTTTTTTTAGACAAACGCTAAAGTCGAACCTTCTTTATATAGTTTGTGAATAATTTGAATGAACAAATACTGattaaatgtaatatttaaCTTCATGACTAAGGCATCATATTGCAATCGTCTTTCACATATTTACATTCATCTCATATTGTACTCATAGTTAAAAactgttcttgtttgtttgttttcttacagGTAGTTAGATGAAAAGATTAATACAATTTTCAGAGCTGCAGTCAAATGATTGTGGGCTTTGCTTCACTCAGCTTAGCTTAGTGAAGGCATAAACAGCTTGGCTTAGTCTGTCTAAAGGTAAAAAGTAATAAACAGACTTTGCCTGGCTATCTTACATGGATTTGAGTTTTCTGAAAGCCACTGACCCACTTTGactgctcatgtagagtagaaaagcactacataacAATGATAATGTTACATCAATCCAACCAGCCAACAGATATGGAGTGAAATTGATCCTCTTATCTAACCTTCTGCAAGAAATTATAACAtaaattttctaaaaaaaaaagaaaaaaattaaagcagtgGCTTCCTTTTATTCTgcagtatattaaaaaaaaaaaaaaagtttagaaaagaaatgcagaaaaatcATGACACAGTTCAGTCGATACAAAGCAAAGAAGGGAAAAGTGAGTTTTTACATTGCTCACCTTCTCTGTTGCAGGCCTTCGCCTCCCCGTGTACAAAGTTTTGGCTTGCAAAGCTCCGGTGCTCCCCGCTGCACCCAGCTCAGCAGCCGAGCCAACACCCTCTGACATCGACGTCTCTGACCTGGGATCGCGCAACTACGGAGCGCGCTCAGACTTCTACTGCCTGGTCACTGAGGACATCTGATTCACACTCCTCTCGAAAAATCAACACCTATGTAGAGATCGCTACTGgcatttttttacatgttattTCTGTATCATGTAGCCAAATACATTTCCTCTCTGTACAGTGTGTTATTGAAATCAGAATGTGCTGTTTCCACAAACCACAGatgctttttagtgtttttaaatttcatacTGTGCAAAATATTTTGTGAGAAATCGCCTTAAATATTTCAGGGAATTAAGTAATTTAGTGTGTGTACATTGACTTTTAACTGATTGCCACTTCACATGCACGAGCTTTCTTATAGCctccagcagagggctgagtgaGGACCGATGTCAGAAGGAATTTAGCTTGTTAAGAACTTTGTCTTCCTTTTATAGTTAGCACTAAAGAGACGGTTGGcaaaggcataaaaaaaaaaagtacacaacAAATCAGATTTCAGTCCAGTCAACGTGTTTTCTTCTCAAATCAAATAAAGAAACGGGGTTCCCATACAATATGGATGTTCAGCTGGAAACTTTGCATGTATTAGAGATCAACAACATGAGGTCACCTTATTAAAAATCACAAGGTTGTCTGTGTGAGGGCTTACTGTATGTTCCCTGTCCTCATGGAGGTCCAGCACTGAGGTAAGAGCCTAAATAAGGGTGCAGCAGGGAAGGTGTGGTATTGTTCCTGTCTGAGCAGGAACAAATATGCAAACGGGGTGTGGCTGACATTTTACAATGTTAGTGTCAGTCTGTTCCAGAAGCAAATGCTGCTGTGTGCCCACACACACGCGCACTAAAGAAACACATACAAAATGGCATTTCATTTccaaatgtgtcattttattgGATGTTAAATATCTAGATGATACCCCTCTGCCTGTAAGCAACATAAAACAATAAGTGTCTTCAAGCaaccacacagaaacacaaggtCACCATTTATGCCACTGAGTAGCAACTGCTACAAATCAGAGATTAATCTGTTTTTAAGAAATTTACTTTGTATACAACAGACTTTACACAATAGATTTACTGCATGCTGGGTCCAGTTTTCAACGATATTAAAATGTACAATTTGCCACACAGCAGAGCACTCAAAtgataaacactttttttttttttatctgtcctGCAACAAGTATCCTGCCACCCATGTATTAAACACACACCATTCATCgcaccagaaaaaaaagcaattacaataaCAGCACTGAATAAGACGAAAGACATGTATAAACAAAAGTTCAGATCCCCAAGGCTAATTTATTTACATCCAAATTTCTATAAATCTATGGTTTGCATTCAAATATAACAGACATTATTTATCTGAAAACTAGAGGACTGCtgtatataaaacatttaatgtaaTTTCTACGAAGCAatatttacaacaaaaaaaaaagaggccatGTTTGAACCACACTTGTTACATTTGAACCATAAATGAAAAGAGAGTTTTGCTAAAAGTTAAGGCACAAGTGTCCAGGAACTGCTTTAAAACAGACAGAAACTAAATCCCTGattatacacatacatataaaacACATACAGTGATCTAACAAAGAGAGTAAATGGTCATGGTGCACATATGAGTATAAGAGTCCATTAATTCTTGCACTGCATCAATGTCCACTGATATTTCCTTTGGATGGATCCCCTATCACCTGTCTGTTCTTATTCTTATCATAAATTATTGCCGATAAAGACTGAGCAGATGTTACCCTTGAATAGATTTCTTCCAGAGAGTGTTGGTAGACCTCAGGACTGTTCGCTGTTGCAGAATTCAGTTTCTCCTATATTACCTCCACTTTAGAATGTATTGTCTATAAATTGCTGTTTTGAGTATCCATTCTGTAACACAAAGGCACAAACAAGATGTTATGACACTAGATGGacttaaacacagaaaaaaaaaactggaatgaTTTTAGAGTTCAcaataaaatcacagaaaacgTCACTGCTTACATAGTGTAATCAGTGCCCTTGTACTTATAGTATTATGCAAAATGTACTGTACCACCACGGAGTACGTATCaggttaataaaattaaaatcaaagccAACATTAAATCATAATTTGTGTTATGTGGATATGAAGAAACAAGCTGAAAGCCACACCTTTGGGAGGGACAAGTTGTGATCTGCACAACGTGGTAAAATTACCTGGTCCTTCCCAACGTGTGAACCTGCCTGACTGGATATGTTTgcgtgagtttgtgtgtgtatttaaagagTAGAAGTGTGAGATGTCGAACATGTCACCCAACTGACAAGCGCATTGCAGAGACTGAAGAGAGTCATCCCTCATACAATCTCACTTACTTTCACTGTTTTCACGCTTGGACataacatgcacatacacacacacacacacacacatacacacacacacacacacaacgagTAAGGGTGGAGCAACAAGAAAATAAATCTGTTCCACTGAGCTTTCACTTTTGGGTGAATCTAACTCATTGTTGCTGGTTATATTAGAGGCCGGGAACtcttgaaaattattttaataaatttaaatgcaacattgaATGCAGAcagatgtgtctgtgttttttttttttccttattacaTTTGTCTAAATATGAGGAGTAAACGAAAATTAGATTAAAGATGCCAGGAAAAAGGCACTTGAGCTTTGAGTAGAGAGCAATTATAGCAGTGTGTCTGAAAGACTCGATCTCAtgctttgacatatttttctaaCTGTTCTCTGTGCTCTCAATTTTTTAAAGAGTTTCACTTCGTTGTGGTTTAAATCTCCATACTGGGTGACTAACAATttagaatttgaaaaaaaaaaaaaaaacacttttaaggCAAACAATTATCAAAATTGATGCATCTTTGATATGTTACTCAGTTTTTTGCCTCAGGTCTTTGGGTATATCATGATGAGAAATGCGGAGCTCAAAGCCATCTCTTACCGACTGGTACAGTCTCTGCAGTTTCTTGTAATTATACATGTTGGTGATAACTGTGGCCGCTGCTTTGGATGCTTTCAGCTTCTCAGGGCtagagaaatgtttcatcaaAGGTTATTACTTGATACAAATGACTTTGTATGACAAGACAGTGCAAAATTGTGAGCAATAACATATTAGAAGTCTGGAAAAATGTGCAAACCTGTGGTCATGGGAGTCCCTGATGTTCATCAGTTTTTGCAGGCCACCAAAGGTGGTGATGTCTCTAGCTGTATTAATGCTGTTAGTCACCAGGTTATTGAGAACACCGCAGATGTTCACCATCACATCGCTGGAGGGAAGCTTCTGATTTTCAGCCTCGGGCAGCTTTTCCACCAGTGGGCTCACCACCTTTGAAGCTAAATAAACCAACAAGAATTCTATTCAGCTTCCAAATCAGGATGTTACAACTGTCATGTTATTTAATAATACATGTCACTGTCTAAATTTACTCTAATGAGGTCTGGCCATTGTAatcttttttaacttttaatcattaatcatAGTATAAATTTGtgaggaggaaagaaagaattatggggaaatttaaataaaacatttcagctTGACTTAAATTCAGCATCATTGAGTATCTAATAGTTTAAAATTCACAGTAAGGCATTCAGTTGGTGCTACATATTATTACTGCTTACATTGGTATCCACATAAAAGAAAGTGAAGGGAATCAAGCTGGCTACAGTTAACTTAGAAACATCATATCATTTCTacataagaggaagaaaaatagaCTGACCCATGTGGTCCTTCTTGTCGGTATGGCGGGACAGATTTCGGAGGAAACCTGTGAGAGAACGCAGCTCTAGATCATTTTCAGTACGCAGGTTGTCGATGATGGTTGGCAGGATCTGTTCCTTCTCCAAAGCCATACAGCTCATCACTGAAGCCCACTACAAGTTAAAGAGACAATTCACATATAGCAAagcttccggcgccgcgcgagcaggcagccagtttcagcagctccgcactcatttcgtgttttttctcattttgtttagtattagatgtgtttttgtgtttctgtatcttctgctctttttccccatgatggagcagacttttttctggaaaactttgtttttgatttttaccctttttatggtgtttatgtttggagactgcgagagtggccacactcctattgtttactctcgggaccagctgatctccatcgggagctccgctgtgcctactcctgctgaacgactcgatattccccgcgaactgagaaggaagagacgcgggagacgtgcgggcataggtcgtcgttgccagaggagaaggtacaggcccgtcatcccgtccatcatcatgggaaacgtgagatctcttcccaacaaagtggacgagctggcggcgctaacgcgacatcaaaggagctaccgggagagcagcctcatgtgcctgacggagacgtggctaaccgagctaaccccggactcacacataaacatggacggctttcatttgatccgtgccgacagaaccaaggagagtggtaagaagaggggcgggggtctggctgtgtttgtgaacgatagatggtgcaactccagacatctaaccatcaaagagacgctctgcaataaggacattgaactgctcgctgttagcttgaggccgtactatcttcctcgggagttttcacatgttattgtaataactgtgtatgtgccgccctctgctaacgctgctgcagcctgcgatgtcctccatgctactaccagcagactccaaacacagcacccacaggccctctttctgatctcaggggactttaaccacgtctccctgtcctccactctccccaccttcacccagtatgtcacctgccacaccaggaataccaacacactggatctactgtatgccaacatcaaggaggcatacagctcatcacctctgcctcccctggggggctcagatcacaacctggttcatctccagcctgtgtacaaacccttggtacacagagaaccagttgtgacacacacagtgaagaaatggtctgaggagactgaagaagctctgagagactgctttagctccactgtgtgggaagagctttgtgcccctcatggggaggacatcgacagcatcacggactgcatcactgagtacataaatttctgcgtggaaaacactgtgcccaccaggagggtacggtgtttttcaaacaacaaaccctggatcaactccgaaataaaggctctcctgaaggagaagaagagagcctttagatcaggaaataaggaggagctgagagccgtgcagaaggatctgagaaggaaaatcagggatggaaaaaacatctacaggaagaagatggaggaccagctacagcagagcaacatcagtggggtttggaggagtttgaactcaatttcaggccacaaaccaagccctaggattgtgggagacttagagtgggttaacaacctgaaccagttctttaacaggtttgaccagccacccacccctcccccagcccagtcccccctgctgtcagccccaccatctttaatgactgccaacctttcttcttcttgggacctcacacctctcagctctcagccatcacccacccccttcacttctgaggactccatctcacaacccccaccccccacctccatcttgtccctctcaactcatcatgtgaggaaggagctacgtaagatcaaggtgcgaaaggctgctggtccagacggcatcagctccaggctcctgaggtgctgcgcagatcagctgtgtggcatcatgggatacatgttcaacctgagcttgaagctggggaaagtaccacaactgtggaagacctcctgtgtggtaccggtaccaaagaccaaacatccaaaggatcttagcagctacaggccggtagccctgacatcgcatctaatgaagaccctcgagaggctggtcctcaaccatctacgcctcatggtgtcgtcttcgttggacccgctgcagttcgcctaccggcctggcatcggggtggatgacgccatcatctacctcctgcaccgagctctgacccacctggagaagcctggaagcactgtgaggatcatgttctttgatttctccagtgcttttaacaccatccagccaggacttctgagagacaagctggaactgtcaggagtggaccaccacatctccgagtggatactggactacctcactgaccgcccacagtatgtgaggacacagggctgtgtctctgacaggctggtctgcagtacgggggccccacagggaactgtgctggcaccgttcctcttcaccctctacactgcagacttctccatcaactccccacgctgccatctgcagaagttctctgacgactctgccatagttggcctcatcacaggtgaggatgactcagagtacagacagtggactcaggactttgtggactggtgccagcggaaccacctcctgatcaacgccgctaaaaccaaggagctggtggtggatttccgcaggcgcagacccaccacacggacaccggtgaacatccagggagtggacattgagatagtggactcttataagtacctgggtgttcacctaaacaataaactggactggactcataacactgatgcgctctacaggaagggtcagagcagactctacctgctgagaaggctgaggtcttttggagtgcaggggacactcctgaagaccttctatgactctgtggtggcatcagccatcttctatgcagcagtatgttggagcagcagcttatctacagctgagaggaagaagatagacaagctcatcaggaaagccagctctgtcctaggatgtcctctcgactcagtgcaggtggtaggagacagaaggactctgaccaaaataacatcactgatggacaaggtctcccatcccatgcatgaaactgttgctgagctggagagctccttcagtgacagactgctgcatgcacaaaggagcgttaccgtagatccttcctcccagcagctgtaagactttataatcatcactgctcccaacaaaaaccacaataacttacacaatgtaggataatatataatatactgtaaatagtccggcctgttaaggttcaacacacaggcacatcatgtacattgtatatagtgttattattagtagtattaaggttaatattgtttgttgattttatatatatttatattcttttcttagtgtgaattattatatttttacttatatttataataactgcggctgctgttacacccaaatttcccctctgtgggacaataaaggctgtttcttcttcttcttcttcttcttcataaaGCAAACTAATTATTGCTAATTATTACCAAACGGGCAAATCAggaactgaaaaatgaagcaaaaaatgCAGGCCCTCAGAAAGCAGCAATttagaaaaaatattaaacacaacattttattaatgCAGGTTGCACCCCAGCCACTTTTCTAATTATAGTTTTCTATTTAGAAGAGTAGCTGGGTGATATTATTGTAGCTGTTTctatcttttacatacagtgcaTGGTTACTATATTTAAATGATCCCTGATGAATTTGCCGCTTACCCTGTGTTCCCCAGCCGTGATGTTCTGCAGTGCCCCAGCAGCCGCTTCGCGGGTGGTCCTGTTGATttcagctttttggaacaatTCATGGTACACCTTCAGTATATCAGGGTGCCAGAGCCACTCCTTCTCTTTTGGCGTTCGAGCAACTTCACTAACAGTAGGAAGCAGGTTCTTTTTCTGTCAGTCACAGAAAGATATGAGAAGACAGCGTTAACATGTGGGGACTGACCTATACACACTTGTTGATGGGGTTCTAACATACACTTACATTTTTGGTTTTTCGGCTCTGAGGCGTAAAGCAACCGGTAAAATCTCCCGCCCCTTTGTCCTGATCTCTGGTTGGTCCTGCAAGGCGCTGGAGAATAGATGGAGGAAGTTCGCTGTAGAGCTGGTAGGAGAGGTTCCTCAAGACACACATTGAATTCTCCACCCCctaagaaacacaaacacatacacacattcaaacaaatacgtacacaaacaaaataaggCATATGGACACTTTGGTACAGTGGACAAAAATATATGAGCATACTGCAACTCAGCTGGTCTTAGAGGAAACTAGACTCTAGGAATGTGACAGGTTACTTGTCAGACCAACTCAGAGAAGTAGTATTAAGTACATTATGTATTTAATTAATGGTATTTCACAGAGGGTTTTCACCCAGAAGAGCAGTATTTGTCAAAACCGATTTA
It contains:
- the sigirr gene encoding single Ig IL-1-related receptor isoform X1, yielding MAVIVVVFILMCSGEWDKSFLVVGQTCVDESSFIEQEEFVGHPYQVQCPLRINQNSPQTELTWQKDCVQLPKNEGKTYLDFDSLSLKDQGNYTCMQQGNNTATFTVHLLVKESQCSKAPIFKHNGGSTRLWKNVGSTVKLHCTAHLLWDPTENQCDTMLQWSKDGLPLTNHTLYSLNTSSWSSGDDQLTVNSLLVITLSELEDFGLYSCSVRNTSVSFSLQNSDSPSHTAAVIAAIVLLLFLAVAAVIYSRCHLNIKLWYRNLYGDYELNDGKLYDAYISYVNNDYDRKFVNFVLKPHLENINGYKVHLNDNDILPGADPSAELLMNMSRSRRLIVLFSHAYLEQDWCSSNFRQGLLHLLELCQRPIFIMLEGQYKRMRPEVKQQLSEHQHCLTILTWRHNSVTPSSVFWKELALAMPRRVVFHKESAGDPQTLLQDDRDPMLTLQPDYLDCRSDTDPAGDLGLRLPVYKVLACKAPVLPAAPSSAAEPTPSDIDVSDLGSRNYGARSDFYCLVTEDI
- the sigirr gene encoding single Ig IL-1-related receptor isoform X2; translation: MQQGNNTATFTVHLLVKESQCSKAPIFKHNGGSTRLWKNVGSTVKLHCTAHLLWDPTENQCDTMLQWSKDGLPLTNHTLYSLNTSSWSSGDDQLTVNSLLVITLSELEDFGLYSCSVRNTSVSFSLQNSDSPSHTAAVIAAIVLLLFLAVAAVIYSRCHLNIKLWYRNLYGDYELNDGKLYDAYISYVNNDYDRKFVNFVLKPHLENINGYKVHLNDNDILPGADPSAELLMNMSRSRRLIVLFSHAYLEQDWCSSNFRQGLLHLLELCQRPIFIMLEGQYKRMRPEVKQQLSEHQHCLTILTWRHNSVTPSSVFWKELALAMPRRVVFHKESAGDPQTLLQDDRDPMLTLQPDYLDCRSDTDPAGDLGLRLPVYKVLACKAPVLPAAPSSAAEPTPSDIDVSDLGSRNYGARSDFYCLVTEDI